In Sphingomonas sp. M1-B02, the sequence GATGATCAGCGCGAGCGATCGGGTTGCGCTCGAAGTGCTGATGCGGCGCATGGGCGCCGACGGTTCGCGCCTTCCCGGCCAGATCGACACGCTGATGCGGCTGTCGGCGCTCGAGAGCGACATCACGGTCGAAATCTACAACATGTATCGCGAGCATAGCTCGCAGACTGCGCGCGACCGGCTCGCGACCGATTTCCGCGATTCGATCGGGGCCACCGTCGAGCGGGCGTCGCGCGAAGGCGACCAGCTGCGCGTCCAGGCAGTCCGCACCTCAGCTTCGGCGCGGGGGATGTTGGGCAAGGCGAGCGAAGTCGCGGCGGCGGCCGAACAGTCCGCAGTGGCGATGCGCGAGGCGGCGCAGACCGCGGCGGGGCTGATCCGGGCGATCGAGGATGCCCGCACCGAAGTCGAGGCCGCGGCGGACATCGCCACGCGTGCTTCGGGGCAGGCGGGCGCGGCGGTCGGCATGTCCGAGACGCTGTCCGACCACGCCAAGTCGATCGAATCGATCCTGGGGCTGATCCGCGACATTGCCGGGCAGACGAACCTCCTCGCGCTCAACGCGACGATCGAGGCGGCGCGCGCCGGCGACGCGGGGCGTGGCTTCGCCGTCGTCGCGCAGGAAGTGAAGAGCCTTGCCAACCAGACCGCGCGGGCGACCGACGATATCGCCGCCAAGATCGCCGCGATCCAGTCGGCGACCAAATCCACGGTCGAGACCAATGCCTCGATCCGCTCGACCGTCAGCGAGGTCCAGGAAAGCGCGAACCGCATCCGCAGCGCAATGGAGATCCAGGCGCAGACGGTGACGGCGATCACCGCCGCGGTGGACGAGACCGCGCTCGCTGCCGATTCGATGTCGGCGACGATCGGCACGATCCGCGAGGATACCGAGGCGGTGGCATCGGAAATCGATCGGGTGGGCCAGGGCTTCACCGCGCTGGAAAGCCAGCTTGATAACTTGAAGGGCAGTGCCAGCGACTTCATTGCGAAAGTCGCGGCGTAGGAGAGATGCCTTGGAGGAAATGACACGCATCGCCGCCGATCCGCGCGCACTCGTCGGGGATCTTTCCCATTATGACTGGGACGGCGCGATTGCGCGCCACTGTTCTGAGATCGCCGAACTGCTCGCCGCCGAGCATCCCCGCATTTCGGGCGCGTTCTGGACGCACTTCCTGGGCCTGCCGGCGATGGAGAAGCTGCGCCCCAATTTCGACGAGGAGCGTATCGCCGCCGTCCAGGGGATGAGTGCGCGCTATAGCCAGATCCGCTACGAAAAGCCGTTCAGCGACGAGTGGATCCAGATGGCGGTTTTCCACGCCGACTATGCGTTCCGGATGCGCGTGCCGGGGACTGCTCTGATCTCGGGCTTTGCCGCGACGCAGAGCGTCGTGATGGAAATATTGGCCGAGAAAATGCCTGGCGACACCGATCGGCTGCGGTGCCTGTGCGACGTGGTCAACCGTATCGGGCTGGTCGAGACCGACCTGATGGCCCGGCATATCGGCTCGAAGAGCGCCGAGCGTGGCATGACCAAGCGCAAGGAACGGTCGGACGCGTTCCGCGAGACGATCTCGCAATCGATTACCAGCGCGACCGAGGCAGGGAACCGCATCCGAGTCCAGGCGCAGGGGGCATCGAGCTCGGCGCGGGGGATGTTGGGCAAGGCCAGCGAAGTCGCGGCGGCGGCCGAACAGTCCGCAGTGGCGATGCGCGAGGCGGCGCAGACCGCGGCGGGGCTGATCCGGGCGATCGAGGATGCCCGCACCGAAGTCGAGGCTGCCGCTGACATCGCCACGCGTGCTTCGGGGCAGGCGGGCGCGGCGGTCGGCATGTCCGAGACGCTGTCCGACCATGCCAAGTCGATCGAATCGATCCTGGGGCTGATCCGCGACATTGCCGGGCAGACGAACCTGCTCGCGCTCAACGCGACGATCGAGGCGGCGCGCGCCGGCGACGCGGGGCGTGGCTTCGCCGTCGTCGCGCAGGAAGTGAAGAGCCTCGCCAACCAGACCGCGCGGGCGACCGACGATATCGCCGCCAAGATCGCCGCGATCCAGTCGGCGACGCGCAGTACGGTCGACACCAACGCCTCGATCCGCTCGACGGTGGACGAGGTTCAGGAATCGGCGCAGCGCATCCGCAGCGCAATGGAGATCCAGGCGCAGACGGTGACCGCGATCACCGCCGCGGTGGACGAGACCGCGCTTGCGGCCGATTCGATGTCGGCGACGATCGGTGCGATCCGCGAGGATACCAAGACCGTGACGAGCGAGATCGACACGCTCCAGCGCGATGTCGCCGAAGTCGACGATCGGCTCCACCAGTTGCGCGACGCCGCAGAGACTTTCTCCCACTCCGCCGCCGCCTGACGCTTCCGCCTCTCCGGGGTTCGGGCTAGGGGCGAGGG encodes:
- a CDS encoding methyl-accepting chemotaxis protein, which translates into the protein MTRIAADPRALVGDLSHYDWDGAIARHCSEIAELLAAEHPRISGAFWTHFLGLPAMEKLRPNFDEERIAAVQGMSARYSQIRYEKPFSDEWIQMAVFHADYAFRMRVPGTALISGFAATQSVVMEILAEKMPGDTDRLRCLCDVVNRIGLVETDLMARHIGSKSAERGMTKRKERSDAFRETISQSITSATEAGNRIRVQAQGASSSARGMLGKASEVAAAAEQSAVAMREAAQTAAGLIRAIEDARTEVEAAADIATRASGQAGAAVGMSETLSDHAKSIESILGLIRDIAGQTNLLALNATIEAARAGDAGRGFAVVAQEVKSLANQTARATDDIAAKIAAIQSATRSTVDTNASIRSTVDEVQESAQRIRSAMEIQAQTVTAITAAVDETALAADSMSATIGAIREDTKTVTSEIDTLQRDVAEVDDRLHQLRDAAETFSHSAAA
- a CDS encoding methyl-accepting chemotaxis protein; protein product: MSARIDVRARLRIFDFEGSLIRSGREVWEALEPEIDAVSEAYWQQWQRCFAEERGEPEDTGKMIALGVVFLRNRFLDTAGSAWIESIERSVAAAYARDVPPMALLSMISASDRVALEVLMRRMGADGSRLPGQIDTLMRLSALESDITVEIYNMYREHSSQTARDRLATDFRDSIGATVERASREGDQLRVQAVRTSASARGMLGKASEVAAAAEQSAVAMREAAQTAAGLIRAIEDARTEVEAAADIATRASGQAGAAVGMSETLSDHAKSIESILGLIRDIAGQTNLLALNATIEAARAGDAGRGFAVVAQEVKSLANQTARATDDIAAKIAAIQSATKSTVETNASIRSTVSEVQESANRIRSAMEIQAQTVTAITAAVDETALAADSMSATIGTIREDTEAVASEIDRVGQGFTALESQLDNLKGSASDFIAKVAA